The Zingiber officinale cultivar Zhangliang chromosome 9A, Zo_v1.1, whole genome shotgun sequence genome window below encodes:
- the LOC122018934 gene encoding protein CfxQ has product MPGSHDYRSRSAKPVTIHGCAQSGDFAGFQKCLNDNPSLINARNAVMSQTPLHVAAGYNNTRIVKYLLEWKGLEKVELEAKNMYGETPLHMAAKNGCSESARLLLAQGSSLEAKANNGMTPLHLAVWHALRAEDCSTVNTLLEYSADCSVKDNEGMTPLNHLSDGASSEKLRVILMKHMEEQRKRKAIESCSQAKAKMDEFEVAISGIVGLHDLKMQLRRWARGMLFDEKRRAFGLHIAPRRPPHMAFLGNPGTGKTMVARVLGKLLHMVGILSTDKVTEVQRTDLVGEFVGHTGPKTRRKISEAEGGILFVDEAYRLIPMQKTDDKDYGLEALEEIMSVMDSGKVVVIFAGYSEPMKRVIESNEGFCRRVTKFFHFDDFSTTELAQILHLKMNNQDQNSSLYGFKLHPSCSIPAIAELIDSEMTEKQRREMNGGLIDPLLANARESLDLRLDFDCTDTDGLVTLTMEDLRLGLRLFAR; this is encoded by the exons ATGCCGGGAAGCCACGATTACCGCTCGAGATCCGCCAAGCCGGTCACCATCCATGGCTGCGCCCAGTCCGGGGACTTCGCCGGCTTCCAGAAGTGCCTCAATGACAACCCCTCGCTGATCAACGCCAGAAACGCAGTC ATGTCACAAACACCTCTTCATGTGGCAGCCGGATATAACAATACCAGAATTGTAAAATACCTTCTCGAGTGGAAAGGTCTTGAGAAAGTTGAGTTAGAGGCAAAAAACATG TATGGTGAAACACCATTACATATGGCAGCAAAAAATGGTTGTAGTGAATCTGCAAGACTCCTGCTGGCGCAGGGTTCTTCGCTGGAGGCAAAAGCCAAT AATGGGATGACTCCACTACATTTGGCTGTTTGGCATGCACTGCGGGCAGAAGATTGTAGTACCGTGAACACATTATTGGAATACAGTGCTGATTGTAGTGTCAAAGACAAT GAGGGTATGACCCCTTTAAATCATCTATCAGATGGTGCTAGTAGTGAGAAACTTCGAGTAATCCTTATGAAGCACATGGAGGAGCAAAGGAAGCGCAAAGCTATTGAGTCATGTAGTCAAGCAAAAGCTAAAATGGATGAGTTTGAAGTAGCTATTTCAGGTATTGTAGGGTTGCATGATCTCAAAATGCAATTGCGCAGATGGGCAAGGGGCATGCTTTTTGATGAGAAGAGAAGAGCATTTGGATTACATATAGCTCCCAGAAGGCCCCCACATATGGCTTTCCTTGGTAACCCTGGAACAG GTAAAACAATGGTTGCTCGTGTTCTTGGTAAACTCCTTCATATGGTGGGAATTTTATCTACTGATAAAGTTACAGAAGTGCAAAGAACTGACCTAGTTGGAGAATTCGTGGGGCACACGGGACCAAAAACCAGACGAAAG ATAAGTGAAGCAGAGGGAGGAATTCTTTTTGTAGATGAAGCTTACAGATTGATTCCAATGCAAAAAACAGATGATAAGGACTATGGCCTGGAGGCCCTAGAAGAGATCATGTCTGTAATGGACAGTGGTAAAGTGGTGGTGATTTTTGCAGGGTACTCAGAACCAATGAAACGCGTGATCGAGTCAAACGAAGGTTTTTGCAGGAGGGTAACTAAGTTCTTTCATTTTGACGACTTCAGCACAACTGAGCTCGCACAAATCCTTCATCTCAAAATGAATAACCAAGATCAAAACAGTTCCCTCTATGGATTCAAGCTACATCCATCCTGCAGCATCCCCGCCATTGCAGAGTTGATCGATAGCGAGATGACTGAGAAACAAAGGAGAGAGATGAACGGAGGACTCATAGATCCACTGCTCGCAAATGCCCGTGAAAGTTTGGATCTTCGACTTGATTTTGATTGCACTGACACTGATGGGTTGGTGACGCTAACAATGGAGGACCTGAGACTTGGTCTTCGACTCTTCGCTCGCTGA
- the LOC122018935 gene encoding WRKY transcription factor 22-like yields the protein MSSGFALTNSKDPTLPATIVKASLAVIATWICINVNSTLALSIPPCSFQKLAPLALCQRQPPLERRMFTVAAKMDEGNWDLGAVVRSCQSSGEAAASAAVLAFPPLLAVEAGKGGAFMCISEAFRKQSGFLEMEEIFKSSSPKVHPPPEKESVSWPPSNSFCGKVDSSQTPRSRRKKKQQKKKVVHHVAADGFSSDIWAWRKYGQKPIKGSPYPRGYYRCSSSKGCPARKQVERSRTDSAAFIITYTGEHSHPMPTNCNSPSGSTRLKIPRSPSGSNQEASPLSSTTTASLSASILTRPNEVFAVEEVEIEEEEEEEEGQLLVDDMEIMGEDDLLFVNLEESATASPAAEMAAALSDGEGNLDHHLLPLLWRPRSA from the exons ATGTCGAGTGGTTTTGCTTTGACAAATTCAAAGGATCCAACGCTCCCCGCAACCATCGTCAAAGCCTCACTCGCTGTTATTGCCACTTGGATCTGTATAAATGTCAACTCCACTCTGGCCTTATCCATTCCTCCTTGCTCTTTTCAAAAGTTAGCGCCCCTTGCTCTCTGTCAACGCCAACCGCCGTTGGAGCGGAGGATGTTCACGGTGGCCGCGAAGATGGACGAAGGCAACTGGGACCTGGGCGCGGTGGTGAGGAGCTGTCAATCGTCGGGAGAGGCCGCAGCCAGCGCCGCCGTGTTGGCGTTTCCACCGCTCTTGGCGGTCGAGGCCGGCAAAGGCGGCGCCTTTATGTGTATATCGGAAGCCTTCCGGAAACAGAGCGGCTTCTTGGAGATGGAAGAGATCTTCAAGTCCTCCAGCCCCAAAGTCCATCCCCCGCCGGAGAAGGAGAGCGTCTCTTGGCCTCCTTCAAATTCATTTTGTGGGAAAGTGGATAGCTCTCAAACTCCCCGCTCTCGGCGAAA GAAGAAACagcagaagaagaaggtggtgcaTCACGTCGCCGCCGACGGCTTCTCCTCCGACATCTGGGCGTGGCGGAAGTACGGGCAGAAACCCATAAAAGGATCGCCTTATCCTCG GGGATACTACAGGTGTAGCAGCTCCAAAGGCTGCCCCGCCCGGAAGCAGGTGGAGCGGAGCCGGACGGATTCGGCGGCGTTCATCATCACCTACACCGGCGAGCACAGCCACCCGATGCCGACGAACTGCAACTCCCCCTCCGGAAGCACCCGCCTCAAGATTCCTAGGTCACCCTCCGGCAGCAACCAAGAAGCCAGTCCCCTGTCCTCCACCACCACCGCATCTCTCTCGGCTTCCATCCTCACCCGGCCAAATGAAGTTTTCGCAGTGGAGGAAGTGGAgattgaagaagaagaggaggaggaggaggggcaaTTGCTGGTGGACGACATGGAAATAATGGGCGAGGACGACTTGCTCTTCGTGAACTTAGAGGAGAGCGCCACCGCGTCCCCGGCTGCGGAGATGGCCGCCGCCTTATCGGACGGCGAGGGCAACCTCGACCACCACCTGCTTCCTCTGCTGTGGCGGCCGAGATCGGCATAG
- the LOC122018874 gene encoding 3-methyl-2-oxobutanoate hydroxymethyltransferase 1, mitochondrial-like, whose translation MLRRLARRLMSNVPESTVYGGPKPQSPAHRVTLTHLRQKHRRGQPITVVTAYDYPSAVHVDSAGIDVLIVGDSAAMVVHGHDTTLPITLDDMLLHCRAVARGASRSLLVSDLPFGSYESSASRAVDSAVRMLKEGGMDAIKLEAAAPSRISAAKAIVEAGIAVMGHVGLTPQAISILGGFRPQGKTVSSAVKVVETALALQDAGCFSVVLECVPAPVAAAITSALHIPTIGIGAGPFCSGQVLVYHDLLGMLQHPHHAKVTPKFCKHYAQVGNVINKALTEYKEEVETHSFPSAAHTPYQISEADVESFLKELENRGLNEAASAAAAAAENEVTTGKRSADGSC comes from the exons atgtTGCGGCGGCTGGCGAGGCGCCTGATGAGCAACGTGCCGGAGAGCACAGTGTACGGCGGGCCGAAGCCCCAATCGCCCGCCCACCGAGTTACACTCACCCACCTCCGCCAAAAGCACCGCCGCGGCCAACCCATCACCGTCGTCACCGCCTACGACTATCCCTCCGCCGTCCACGTGGACTCTGCCGGCATAGACGTCCTCATCGTCGGTGACTCCGCCGCCATGGTCGTCCACGGCCACGATACCACTCTCCCCATCACCCTCGACGACATGCTCCTCCACTGCCGCGCCGTCGCCCGCGGCGCCTCCCGCTCCCTCCTCGTTAGCGACCTTCCATTCGGATCCTACGAGTCCTCCGCCTCCCGG GCCGTGGATTCGGCGGTGAGGATGTTAAAAGAAGGGGGCATGGATGCGATCAAACTGGAAGCCGCCGCGCCGTCCAGGATCTCTGCCGCCAAGGCAATCGTTGAGGCTGGGATTGCTGTCATGGGGCATGTTGGATTGACTCCGCAAGCTATTAGCATTCTCGGCGGCTTCCGGCCGCAGGGAAAGACGGTTTCTAGTGCTGTCAAG GTCGTGGAGACTGCCCTTGCTTTGCAGGACGCAGGTTGCTTCTCAGTTGTTTTAGAGTGTGTGCCTGCTCCGGTAGCTGCTGCCATAACTTCTGCTCTGCACATACCTACCATTGGCATTGGTGCGGGACCTTTCTGTAGTGGCCAG GTGCTTGTTTACCATGATTTGCTGGGAATGTTGCAACATCCTCATCATGCCAAG GTCACTCCAAAGTTCTGTAAACATTATGCGCAAGTGGGCAATGTCATAAACAAAGCCCTCACAGAATACAAAGAGGAAGTCGAAACTCATTCATTCCCCAGTGCAGCTCATACACCGTATCAAATAAGTGAAGCTGACGTTGAAAGTTTTCTGAAAGAACTGGAGAATAGAGGCTTAAATGAGGCAGCATCAGCCGCAGCAGCTGCTGCAGAAAATGAGGTTACGACTGGAAAACGATCAGCTGATGGCAGCTGTTAG